One Methanoculleus sp. 7T genomic window carries:
- a CDS encoding KAP family P-loop NTPase fold protein yields MGCTLFSDRPLEDPEKDELGYAVFARRLAFSIRDMFNPEGFVIAINAKWGSGKTSFLNFVEYYLKTESDLTIVKFNPWWFSGRDDLTKQFFNQMGFGISDNMADAMNLAQIFGNYVASIGGVVGVDLSQPFNQTANFIRGKADPRQMSVEGQKEQIVRKLSKKGRILVIVDDIDRLSAEEIIQMFQVIKGIANFPNVVYLLAFDKDVVGNVVKRIQDQETGEKYLEKIIQVPFDLPPPKRSAIHGMLYQNLKEILDIEKDDLFDEYRWGEIYSQFIQHVVQTPRDVIRITNALRVTYPSVHQEVNPIDFIGMEAIRLFKPDIFEAIRVQPMFFLWSPSNLLDFEKESYQHFFASLLEGKGQSEKNIISNAIKMLFPTTAEFLPEGKIMQSVPSKPKLRRELRICHPSSFPTYVWMAVPDYAISQKEMDLIVSSIEVPGFLSSLLLDQAKSGLSGFGKVTSILTKLEDYFDEDKISDSKVPAILSSLYDVGDELALAERDIAASESHGAFGSRLHVDYLTQRLLSALGDADRFKLLMELTRTSRSLYLPTLLIYGFQRMNDKQSEWSGTEQYLLEDDQVAQLKSIVVSRICQAANEGSLIDVPYLPFVLDKWYQWCDDHKACEEWVVSVVKNDDLLLKKLEQLRSPFYSDDRVFFRIDPKNFEPYVDLSWVYNRVCELESKLDDYSVTPVQKETIEMFKKSYLTLVKRSNEGS; encoded by the coding sequence ATGGGTTGTACTCTTTTCTCTGATAGGCCTTTAGAAGACCCCGAGAAAGATGAACTTGGTTACGCAGTGTTTGCTCGCCGTTTAGCATTTAGCATCAGAGATATGTTTAACCCTGAGGGATTTGTGATAGCAATAAACGCAAAATGGGGCTCTGGTAAAACATCTTTTCTGAATTTTGTCGAGTACTACCTTAAAACGGAGAGTGATTTGACAATAGTGAAATTCAATCCTTGGTGGTTCTCTGGAAGGGATGATCTTACAAAGCAATTCTTTAACCAGATGGGCTTCGGGATCAGTGATAACATGGCTGATGCTATGAATCTGGCCCAAATATTTGGTAACTACGTTGCCTCCATTGGAGGGGTTGTTGGTGTTGATCTAAGTCAACCTTTTAATCAAACTGCGAACTTTATCCGTGGAAAGGCTGATCCCCGACAAATGAGTGTTGAAGGCCAAAAAGAGCAAATTGTCCGCAAGTTGTCAAAAAAAGGGCGGATATTAGTAATTGTTGATGATATCGACAGACTATCTGCTGAAGAGATTATTCAGATGTTCCAAGTAATCAAGGGAATAGCTAATTTTCCGAACGTTGTCTATCTCCTTGCATTTGATAAGGATGTTGTCGGAAATGTCGTTAAGAGGATACAAGACCAAGAAACTGGGGAAAAATATCTAGAAAAAATTATACAAGTGCCTTTTGATTTGCCACCGCCGAAGAGAAGTGCGATACATGGTATGTTATATCAAAATCTAAAGGAAATCCTTGATATCGAGAAGGATGACCTTTTTGATGAATACAGATGGGGAGAGATTTACTCTCAATTTATACAGCACGTGGTCCAAACACCCCGGGATGTCATAAGGATTACGAATGCCCTTCGCGTGACGTATCCCTCTGTACATCAAGAAGTCAATCCCATTGATTTTATCGGGATGGAAGCAATAAGGTTATTCAAGCCGGATATTTTCGAAGCAATAAGAGTGCAGCCTATGTTCTTCTTATGGTCCCCCTCAAATCTCTTGGATTTTGAAAAAGAATCTTATCAACATTTTTTTGCATCATTGCTGGAAGGAAAAGGGCAGTCCGAGAAGAACATCATCAGCAATGCCATTAAGATGCTTTTTCCTACAACTGCAGAATTTCTGCCAGAAGGCAAGATCATGCAGTCTGTGCCATCCAAGCCTAAACTGCGTCGTGAACTTCGCATCTGCCATCCTAGTTCGTTCCCTACGTACGTCTGGATGGCAGTGCCTGATTATGCAATATCTCAAAAGGAGATGGATTTAATTGTCTCCTCAATAGAGGTACCCGGCTTTTTATCATCACTTCTTCTTGACCAAGCAAAGAGTGGATTGAGCGGGTTTGGGAAAGTGACATCGATACTAACGAAATTGGAAGACTATTTCGATGAGGACAAAATCTCTGATTCAAAAGTCCCGGCGATTCTAAGTTCTTTATATGACGTTGGAGATGAACTCGCACTAGCTGAAAGAGACATTGCTGCAAGTGAATCCCACGGCGCCTTCGGCAGCAGATTGCATGTAGATTATTTGACTCAACGACTATTATCTGCTCTAGGGGATGCAGATCGATTTAAACTATTAATGGAACTCACTCGAACGAGCCGCTCTCTCTATTTACCAACATTACTGATATACGGATTCCAGAGAATGAATGACAAACAATCTGAGTGGAGCGGGACGGAGCAATACCTCCTAGAAGATGATCAGGTAGCACAGTTAAAATCCATAGTTGTTAGCAGGATCTGTCAAGCAGCTAATGAAGGTAGTTTAATCGATGTTCCATATCTGCCATTTGTTCTCGATAAATGGTACCAATGGTGTGATGATCACAAAGCCTGTGAGGAATGGGTTGTTTCCGTTGTTAAAAATGATGACTTGTTGTTAAAAAAACTTGAGCAACTCCGTAGCCCATTCTATTCCGATGATCGAGTCTTCTTTAGGATTGACCCTAAAAACTTTGAGCCGTATGTTGATCTCTCATGGGTCTACAATCGGGTTTGTGAACTGGAAAGCAAGCTTGATGATTATTCTGTTACCCCAGTGCAAAAAGAAACAATTGAGATGTTTAAAAAGAGTTACCTGACGTTAGTAAAGCGTAGTAACGAAGGGAGTTAA
- a CDS encoding type II toxin-antitoxin system HicB family antitoxin, translated as MTYSIWIVPNDEDEVFIAVVPELVGCSAFGETEEEALSEVKVTVGLWIDTAREEGREVPEPSGREHLREILVGIAREQMA; from the coding sequence ATGACCTATTCGATCTGGATCGTCCCGAACGACGAGGACGAGGTGTTCATCGCTGTCGTCCCGGAACTTGTCGGTTGCTCCGCGTTCGGCGAGACCGAAGAGGAGGCGCTCTCGGAAGTGAAGGTGACTGTCGGCCTCTGGATCGATACTGCCCGGGAAGAGGGGCGGGAGGTCCCGGAGCCGAGCGGCCGGGAGCACCTGCGGGAGATCCTTGTGGGGATCGCCCGCGAGCAGATGGCGTGA
- a CDS encoding HepT-like ribonuclease domain-containing protein, producing the protein MKRDSVYLAHILEEMEFLQTNFSDRSFEEIVQDEMMKRSVLRSLEVIGEASKNLSSGVRARYPDIPWNGMARMRDRLIHGYFSVRWEIVQDVVQNEVPAVEPEIRAAYSALLSEESGSR; encoded by the coding sequence GTGAAGCGTGACTCCGTGTACCTCGCCCACATCCTCGAGGAGATGGAGTTTCTCCAGACCAATTTTTCCGACCGTTCTTTCGAGGAGATCGTCCAGGATGAGATGATGAAGCGATCGGTTCTCCGGAGCCTTGAGGTCATCGGGGAGGCGTCGAAGAACCTCTCCTCCGGGGTCAGGGCACGGTATCCCGACATTCCCTGGAACGGTATGGCGAGGATGCGGGACAGACTGATCCACGGTTACTTCAGTGTCAGGTGGGAGATCGTCCAGGATGTGGTGCAGAATGAGGTCCCGGCAGTCGAACCAGAGATCCGGGCAGCCTATTCGGCGTTGCTCTCGGAAGAGTCCGGCAGCCGATGA
- a CDS encoding nucleotidyltransferase family protein, whose translation MPARPSGKPWQDVLESTELVRKLQCELIEEKKRKGELRCAPLPREGQSSSSPHPRYDQEASRTRMEAQAQREEKSIFVTRLEEVLPELRERFGVTKIGIFGSTARGEDRPESDVDVLVELSPDHLTFRNFIALADFLEELYGRKVDLLTVGGIDPLIRQDVESEVVWCEA comes from the coding sequence ATGCCAGCACGGCCGTCCGGAAAGCCTTGGCAGGATGTGCTCGAGAGCACGGAGCTCGTGCGGAAACTGCAGTGCGAGTTGATCGAGGAGAAGAAGCGGAAGGGTGAGCTCCGATGCGCACCCCTGCCCCGTGAGGGGCAATCTTCATCATCTCCTCACCCCAGGTACGATCAGGAGGCGAGCAGAACCCGTATGGAAGCCCAGGCACAGCGTGAGGAGAAGAGCATCTTTGTCACCCGGCTCGAAGAAGTGCTCCCGGAGCTGCGGGAGCGGTTCGGCGTGACGAAGATCGGCATCTTCGGGTCGACCGCCCGGGGTGAAGACCGGCCGGAGAGCGATGTGGATGTACTGGTCGAACTCTCGCCGGACCACCTTACATTCCGGAACTTCATTGCGCTCGCTGATTTCCTGGAGGAACTCTACGGGCGGAAGGTCGACTTGCTCACCGTCGGAGGGATCGATCCTCTCATCCGGCAGGATGTGGAGAGCGAGGTGGTCTGGTGTGAAGCGTGA
- the ilvE gene encoding branched-chain-amino-acid transaminase, translating into MIIYLDGRYVPEEEAKVSVFDHGLLYGDGVFEGIRAYNGKVFRLDEHLARLYDSAKTIDLTVPITKEEMAEAIKETLRRNNLKDAYIRPIVTRGKGDLGLDPRKCKTPTVIVVAVTWGAMYGDLYEKGLRAICVSVRRTPAESMPPNVKSLNYLNNILAKIEANHMGVDEAIFFDTHGYVSEGSGDNIFVVKNGAIITPPTLNNLRGVTRLVVLEIAQSMGITLLERNLGYFDLYSADEVFVTGTAAEVAPIREIDGRVIGNGKPGPVTRQLMAAFKTVTQKEGTPIYE; encoded by the coding sequence ATGATCATTTACCTTGACGGCAGATACGTCCCCGAAGAGGAGGCGAAGGTCTCGGTCTTCGACCACGGGCTTCTCTACGGCGACGGCGTTTTCGAGGGGATACGCGCCTACAACGGAAAGGTCTTCCGTCTTGACGAGCATCTCGCACGGCTCTACGACTCGGCAAAGACGATCGACCTTACCGTTCCGATCACGAAGGAGGAGATGGCCGAGGCCATCAAGGAGACGCTGCGGCGCAACAACTTAAAGGACGCCTACATCCGCCCGATCGTGACGCGGGGCAAGGGCGACCTCGGGCTCGACCCCCGGAAGTGCAAGACGCCGACGGTCATCGTCGTCGCCGTCACGTGGGGCGCCATGTACGGCGACCTCTACGAGAAGGGCCTCCGGGCGATCTGCGTCTCGGTCAGGCGCACCCCGGCGGAGTCGATGCCGCCGAACGTCAAAAGCCTCAACTACTTAAACAACATCCTCGCAAAGATTGAGGCGAACCACATGGGCGTCGACGAGGCCATCTTCTTCGACACCCACGGCTACGTCTCCGAGGGATCGGGAGACAACATCTTCGTCGTCAAGAACGGCGCCATCATCACCCCGCCGACCTTGAACAACCTGCGCGGCGTCACCCGTCTGGTCGTTCTCGAGATCGCGCAGTCGATGGGCATCACCCTGCTCGAGCGGAACCTCGGCTACTTCGACCTCTACTCGGCCGACGAGGTCTTCGTCACCGGGACTGCGGCGGAGGTCGCGCCCATCCGCGAGATCGACGGGCGGGTCATCGGGAACGGCAAGCCCGGCCCCGTCACCCGGCAGTTGATGGCGGCCTTCAAGACCGTCACCCAGAAGGAAGGAACCCCGATCTACGAGTAA
- the cfbB gene encoding Ni-sirohydrochlorin a,c-diamide synthase — translation MKSLLVAGDRSGSGKTSITLALSALLSTTRSVQTFKVGMDYIDPSYLAGVTGRPCRNLDDYVMSRDELRAIFSHGCRGADIAIVEGVRGLFEGAEALTDLGSTAAVAKQLDLPVVLVVNARSITRSAAAIVKGFQAFDPDVDIRGVILNQITGTRHQEKAVRAIEHYCGIPVIGTIPRTAEMELAMRHLGLVPYREGQGHEGFRERIEVIKRKIGEHVDLDALLGIAREFEPSAEESSIYAKPEAPDVRIGVALDEAFNFYYADLFDVLAALGAEAVPFSPIHDPLPEADGYILGGGYPELFGAELEANAAVREGLREVSRNGTPVYAECGGLIYLTDRMVLGPGFMDAEREETYELAGVFAGEARMPARRMLGYVVGTSAGESPMGKATFRGHEFHYSDVRLLAGTHYAYRLTRGSGIRDGLDGAVRDRTIGSYTHLHPVTSRGMMAHFVECCRG, via the coding sequence ATGAAGTCCCTCCTCGTCGCCGGCGACCGGTCCGGGAGCGGGAAGACGAGCATCACCCTCGCGCTCTCGGCCCTCCTCTCGACCACCCGGTCCGTCCAGACCTTCAAGGTAGGGATGGACTACATCGACCCGTCCTACCTTGCGGGGGTGACGGGGCGGCCCTGCCGGAACCTGGACGACTACGTGATGAGCCGGGACGAACTCCGGGCTATCTTTTCGCACGGGTGCCGGGGGGCCGACATCGCCATCGTGGAGGGTGTCCGAGGGCTCTTCGAGGGCGCGGAGGCGCTCACCGACCTCGGGAGCACGGCCGCGGTTGCCAAACAGCTCGACCTTCCCGTGGTCCTCGTGGTCAACGCCCGGAGCATCACGCGGAGCGCGGCTGCGATCGTGAAGGGCTTTCAGGCGTTCGACCCGGACGTTGATATCCGGGGGGTCATCCTCAACCAGATCACCGGCACCCGCCACCAAGAGAAGGCGGTCCGTGCGATCGAGCACTACTGCGGCATCCCGGTCATCGGGACCATACCCCGGACGGCGGAGATGGAACTTGCGATGCGCCACCTCGGCCTTGTGCCGTACCGGGAGGGACAGGGACACGAGGGGTTCCGGGAGCGCATCGAGGTGATCAAGCGAAAGATCGGGGAGCATGTCGACCTCGACGCCCTGCTCGGGATCGCCCGGGAGTTCGAGCCTTCGGCGGAGGAAAGCTCCATCTACGCGAAGCCCGAAGCGCCGGACGTCAGGATCGGCGTCGCGCTGGACGAGGCCTTCAATTTCTACTACGCCGATCTCTTCGACGTGCTGGCGGCGCTCGGGGCCGAGGCGGTCCCGTTCTCCCCGATCCACGATCCATTGCCGGAGGCCGACGGCTACATCCTCGGCGGCGGCTACCCGGAACTCTTCGGCGCTGAACTCGAGGCGAACGCCGCGGTGCGGGAGGGGCTCCGGGAGGTCTCGCGGAACGGCACGCCGGTCTACGCGGAGTGCGGGGGACTCATCTACCTCACCGACCGGATGGTGCTCGGCCCCGGGTTTATGGACGCGGAGCGGGAGGAGACCTACGAGCTCGCCGGGGTCTTTGCCGGCGAGGCCCGGATGCCGGCGCGGCGGATGCTCGGCTACGTCGTGGGGACGAGCGCGGGCGAAAGCCCGATGGGCAAAGCGACGTTCCGGGGCCACGAGTTCCACTACAGCGACGTCCGGCTTCTCGCCGGGACGCACTACGCCTACCGGCTGACCCGGGGAAGCGGGATCCGGGACGGGCTCGACGGTGCGGTCAGGGACCGGACGATCGGGAGTTACACGCACCTCCACCCGGTGACGAGCCGGGGGATGATGGCGCATTTTGTGGAGTGTTGCCGGGGCTGA
- the cfbD gene encoding Ni-sirohydrochlorin a,c-diamide reductive cyclase catalytic subunit codes for MQYIQPRPSSIVAALYTARDLGVDVAILHGPSGCSFKHARLLEEDGMRVLTTSLADNEFIFGGHEPLMRVLRYAEQEFAPRRIAVVGTCVSMIIGEDLQSAIHDSGISTPAIAVDIHAGFRENIDGVLAALEPAAAIGWISNDELERQRYHLGKANEVERLRGAASRKYIEPSRGDLKHVAAERLVELADDGATGVAVMNAKKETAYMFADELLALHDTCPDAAITYLANLEDRGLPKVREDAARILAGMRERGVDPELIGALDEYGANGIAVGERLAELKPDFALIVGVPHAVPPEYTEGIEVFSITNGPRQVEPLREIGHRHVMVEIDLHPKTLGVREIVESEFGAVLRSMR; via the coding sequence ATGCAATACATTCAACCAAGACCGAGTTCTATTGTAGCGGCGCTCTACACCGCCCGCGACCTGGGCGTGGACGTGGCGATCCTCCACGGCCCGTCGGGCTGCTCGTTCAAGCATGCCCGCCTCCTCGAAGAGGACGGCATGCGGGTGCTGACGACGTCGCTTGCCGACAACGAGTTCATCTTCGGCGGGCACGAACCGCTTATGCGGGTGCTCCGCTACGCGGAACAGGAGTTCGCACCCCGGCGGATAGCGGTCGTCGGGACGTGCGTCTCGATGATCATCGGCGAAGACCTCCAGTCCGCCATCCACGATTCTGGGATCTCAACACCGGCGATCGCCGTGGATATCCATGCCGGGTTCCGGGAGAACATCGACGGCGTGCTCGCGGCGCTCGAGCCGGCGGCCGCCATCGGCTGGATCAGCAACGACGAACTGGAACGCCAGCGCTACCACCTCGGGAAGGCAAACGAGGTGGAACGGCTCCGGGGAGCGGCTTCCCGGAAGTACATCGAGCCCTCGCGCGGCGACCTCAAGCACGTCGCTGCTGAACGGCTCGTGGAACTTGCCGACGACGGCGCCACGGGGGTTGCGGTCATGAACGCAAAGAAGGAGACCGCGTATATGTTCGCCGACGAACTCCTCGCCCTCCACGATACCTGCCCGGACGCCGCGATCACGTACCTCGCGAACCTTGAGGACCGCGGTCTCCCAAAGGTCCGGGAGGACGCCGCCCGGATCCTCGCCGGTATGCGGGAGCGGGGGGTCGACCCCGAACTCATCGGGGCACTGGACGAGTACGGCGCGAACGGCATCGCTGTCGGAGAGCGCCTCGCGGAACTCAAGCCCGATTTCGCTCTCATCGTCGGGGTTCCGCACGCCGTCCCGCCGGAGTACACGGAGGGCATCGAGGTCTTCTCGATCACGAACGGCCCCCGGCAGGTGGAACCCCTCCGGGAGATAGGGCACCGGCACGTCATGGTGGAGATCGACCTGCATCCGAAGACCCTCGGTGTCCGGGAGATCGTCGAGAGCGAGTTCGGGGCGGTCCTGCGGAGCATGCGATGA
- the cfbE gene encoding coenzyme F430 synthase, producing MRILVLDTIHGGAELAAALRGAGHQVDEVDVYRGKAGIPVEEALVRTYDLVTAPVHLDPDHPLLRRHGPCVSHHEMVKWVLRGRLPRPFIEITGARGKTTTAHALASLLPGPGILHTSTGTYRYPEGVRLWKRSITPASLIPAAQEARRIGGWLVAEESLGVTGAGDVAVLTSPDDYPVAAGKKHAIEEKCRQLSKARAVVLPPGIALTGKTVAADEIVSFDGQVCRYAWGGTAGTFANPLCTLEGYRTPLSLAAAAACVLGIDPSPLAGFAALPGRMATRREGDLLVVDNANSGTNTATTIEAARYARELAGNGALTLVIGEEARAICEGFSPEDIERTVSAVEPTATVYVGEGHAAATLDEGLSLARSITPAGAIVLAVKTWR from the coding sequence ATGCGGATCCTGGTGCTGGATACTATCCACGGCGGGGCGGAACTCGCCGCGGCGCTCCGTGGCGCCGGCCACCAGGTGGACGAGGTGGACGTCTACCGCGGGAAGGCCGGCATCCCCGTCGAGGAGGCGCTCGTCCGCACCTACGACCTGGTCACCGCGCCGGTCCACCTCGACCCTGATCACCCCCTCCTCCGGCGGCACGGGCCTTGCGTGTCGCACCACGAGATGGTGAAATGGGTCCTCAGAGGCCGCCTCCCGCGCCCCTTCATCGAGATCACCGGTGCGCGGGGGAAGACCACCACCGCCCACGCCCTGGCTTCGCTGTTGCCGGGACCGGGCATCCTGCACACCTCGACCGGGACCTACCGCTACCCGGAGGGGGTGCGACTCTGGAAGCGGAGCATAACGCCCGCATCCCTGATCCCGGCGGCACAGGAGGCCCGGCGCATCGGGGGCTGGCTGGTCGCGGAAGAGTCGCTCGGGGTTACGGGCGCAGGCGACGTGGCGGTGCTGACGTCGCCGGACGACTACCCGGTTGCGGCAGGTAAGAAACACGCTATCGAGGAGAAGTGCCGGCAACTCTCGAAGGCGCGGGCCGTGGTGCTCCCGCCCGGCATCGCCCTCACGGGAAAGACGGTCGCCGCCGACGAGATCGTGTCCTTCGACGGCCAGGTCTGCCGATACGCATGGGGCGGGACCGCCGGCACCTTTGCAAACCCGCTCTGCACCCTCGAAGGCTACCGCACGCCGCTCTCGCTTGCGGCCGCGGCCGCCTGCGTGCTCGGGATCGACCCTTCGCCGCTTGCAGGGTTCGCCGCCCTGCCCGGCCGGATGGCGACCAGGCGGGAGGGAGACCTGCTGGTCGTGGACAACGCAAACAGCGGGACAAATACGGCCACCACCATCGAGGCCGCCCGCTACGCGAGGGAACTCGCTGGCAACGGCGCCCTGACGCTCGTCATCGGCGAGGAAGCCCGGGCGATCTGCGAGGGGTTCTCACCGGAGGATATCGAACGGACGGTGTCGGCCGTCGAACCGACGGCGACCGTCTATGTCGGCGAGGGTCATGCGGCGGCGACGCTCGACGAGGGGCTGAGTCTCGCCCGGAGCATCACCCCGGCGGGCGCGATCGTCCTCGCGGTAAAGACGTGGAGATAA
- the cfbA gene encoding sirohydrochlorin nickelochelatase: MGKKGMLLVGHGSKLPYNKELIETTAKLIAKKTDEYLVKPGFMSLNTPTVEEQLEAFRKEDIEMLVVVPLFLARGVHINQDIPELLGLPEGGRKGTFRLNGKTVPLVYASPIGSDPLLAELMLKNASDAVAELKH; this comes from the coding sequence ATGGGTAAAAAAGGAATGTTACTGGTCGGGCATGGCAGCAAGCTCCCCTACAACAAGGAACTGATCGAGACCACCGCAAAACTCATCGCCAAAAAGACCGACGAATATCTCGTCAAACCCGGTTTCATGAGCCTCAACACGCCGACGGTCGAGGAACAACTCGAGGCGTTTCGGAAGGAGGATATCGAGATGCTGGTCGTCGTCCCGCTCTTCCTCGCACGCGGCGTTCACATCAACCAGGACATTCCCGAACTCCTCGGTCTCCCCGAAGGGGGCAGGAAAGGCACGTTCCGGCTGAATGGGAAGACGGTGCCGCTCGTTTACGCAAGCCCCATCGGCAGCGACCCGCTCCTTGCCGAACTGATGCTGAAGAACGCGTCCGACGCGGTCGCCGAACTGAAACACTGA
- a CDS encoding Holliday junction resolvase yields the protein MANFEWEITSCINRFFAHRKMQGFAYRLKQSKFNTQYVDVLVDSLDPRYYLAIECKSISEKKLYFSQHFHFDRNNVHQVDSITDFIRKTGRRGFLAVEFRFGAGKPKEAYLMPWDTLLEYYGSVPGISIDDFRLCCALARSNGEYDLPGLDTNQYPLTPPTDVEV from the coding sequence ATGGCGAATTTCGAATGGGAGATCACCTCCTGTATCAACAGGTTTTTTGCCCACCGGAAGATGCAGGGGTTTGCTTACCGGCTCAAGCAGAGCAAATTCAATACCCAGTACGTCGACGTTCTCGTGGACTCCCTCGACCCTCGCTACTACCTGGCCATCGAGTGCAAGTCGATATCCGAGAAGAAACTCTACTTCTCCCAGCACTTTCACTTCGACCGGAACAACGTCCACCAGGTGGACTCGATCACGGACTTTATCAGGAAGACCGGGCGCCGGGGGTTCCTTGCCGTCGAGTTCCGGTTCGGCGCGGGGAAGCCCAAGGAGGCGTACCTCATGCCCTGGGACACGCTGCTTGAATACTACGGGAGCGTCCCCGGTATCTCGATCGACGATTTCCGGCTCTGTTGTGCGCTTGCCCGCTCCAACGGAGAGTACGATCTCCCCGGGCTCGATACAAATCAATATCCTCTCACACCACCAACGGATGTGGAAGTATGA